One window of the Helicobacter sp. 12S02232-10 genome contains the following:
- a CDS encoding glycosyltransferase: MSLKVIHRIFFGFKGEKDIYLEYFQNWQEKLVGYEFKHWNATNLPLDLNPYVRAMVELEDGVFLSDYFRWWVLREYGGIYLDGDIEIIDGYKLDVLIDEFEASDEYDAIIGTELNDRGGYTSHSMASKPHSALSEFMCELYENLGKLYLARKELLIGPKITALYFLDKGSFANSKGYIFGFKEPIVSNRVKIYPKDYFSPISYGRTPVLEDLTHRSVLAHHYGNSWWEKDSYFFVQKQAMKKRRKMIKDYLQEQKSLKFRFKRTLKFIFIKLFFPIGSKRRLWAKNMAQKIIHIGIK; this comes from the coding sequence ATGTCGTTAAAGGTTATACATCGGATATTTTTTGGCTTTAAGGGAGAAAAAGATATTTATTTGGAATATTTTCAAAATTGGCAAGAAAAGCTTGTTGGTTATGAATTCAAGCATTGGAATGCTACCAATCTTCCTCTTGATCTCAACCCATATGTAAGGGCAATGGTAGAGCTTGAAGATGGAGTGTTTTTAAGCGATTATTTCAGATGGTGGGTTTTGAGGGAATATGGAGGGATTTATTTGGATGGGGATATAGAGATCATTGATGGATACAAGCTTGATGTTCTTATTGATGAGTTTGAGGCATCTGATGAATATGATGCGATTATCGGGACAGAGTTGAATGATAGGGGTGGCTATACAAGCCATTCAATGGCATCTAAACCCCATTCGGCTCTGAGTGAGTTTATGTGTGAGCTTTATGAGAATCTGGGAAAACTCTATTTGGCACGCAAAGAATTGCTTATTGGACCTAAAATCACAGCATTGTATTTCTTAGACAAGGGAAGTTTTGCCAATTCAAAAGGGTATATTTTTGGTTTTAAAGAGCCGATTGTAAGCAATAGGGTAAAAATCTATCCCAAAGATTATTTTTCTCCTATTTCTTATGGCAGGACCCCAGTTTTGGAAGATCTTACCCATAGATCAGTTTTGGCTCATCATTATGGAAATTCTTGGTGGGAAAAAGATTCTTATTTTTTTGTTCAAAAACAAGCAATGAAAAAACGCCGCAAAATGATCAAAGACTATTTGCAAGAGCAAAAAAGCTTGAAATTCAGATTTAAACGAACTTTAAAATTTATTTTCATCAAACTATTTTTTCCGATAGGTTCCAAACGCAGGTTGTGGGCTAAGAATATGGCTCAAAAAATCATACATATAGGAATAAAATGA
- the luxS gene encoding S-ribosylhomocysteine lyase, which yields MPLLDSFKVDHTIMPAPAVRLAKSMETPKGDHISVFDLRFCRPNQEILSEKGIHTLEHLFAGFMREHLNNSRVEIIDISPMGCRTGFYMSLIGIPDPCDVRDAWEASMRDVLRVKDEKDIPELNIYQCGTAKMHSLKEAQDIARNILDKGVGVMNTQDLLLKDFK from the coding sequence ATGCCTTTATTAGATAGTTTTAAAGTTGATCATACCATTATGCCTGCACCGGCAGTGAGGCTTGCTAAAAGTATGGAAACCCCAAAAGGAGATCATATATCTGTTTTTGATTTGAGATTTTGCAGACCCAATCAAGAAATTTTAAGCGAAAAGGGCATTCACACTTTGGAGCATTTATTCGCAGGATTTATGCGAGAACATCTGAATAATTCTAGAGTTGAGATCATTGATATTTCTCCGATGGGTTGCCGAACAGGATTTTATATGAGTTTAATCGGAATACCTGATCCTTGTGATGTGAGGGATGCTTGGGAAGCAAGTATGCGAGATGTTTTGAGAGTGAAGGATGAAAAAGATATTCCTGAACTCAATATTTACCAATGTGGGACAGCAAAAATGCATTCTTTGAAAGAGGCTCAAGATATCGCCCGCAATATTTTAGATAAAGGTGTGGGTGTGATGAATACCCAAGATTTGCTTTTAAAAGATTTTAAATAA
- a CDS encoding class I SAM-dependent methyltransferase has product MQNLTRLGYDFVKHFGKGMKEDAFKWDKRHSQDLMPETPSDFLVKFAGILPKGKVLDIACGNGRNAKFLAQNGFICECIDISQVALKRLLGLERIIPICSDLDTYEIKPDAYTVILDFYFLDRRLFKGIKKGLKFGGVFLMETFVADKNFPTDICTDKILQPAELEKEFCDFEIFFKQECIVYRLDREIKTIAFGARKIK; this is encoded by the coding sequence ATGCAAAATTTAACCCGATTAGGATATGATTTTGTAAAACATTTTGGAAAAGGGATGAAAGAAGATGCATTTAAGTGGGATAAAAGGCATTCCCAAGACTTGATGCCTGAAACTCCCAGTGATTTTTTAGTAAAGTTTGCTGGTATTTTGCCTAAAGGAAAGGTTTTAGACATTGCTTGCGGGAATGGAAGAAATGCAAAATTTTTAGCTCAAAATGGCTTTATATGCGAGTGTATCGATATTTCTCAGGTTGCACTCAAAAGACTTTTGGGCTTAGAAAGGATTATCCCCATCTGTTCAGATTTGGATACTTATGAAATCAAGCCCGATGCCTATACAGTCATTTTGGATTTTTATTTTTTGGATAGAAGGCTTTTTAAGGGTATCAAAAAAGGTTTGAAGTTTGGAGGGGTTTTCTTGATGGAGACATTTGTTGCCGACAAGAACTTTCCTACAGACATTTGCACGGATAAAATTTTACAGCCTGCAGAGCTGGAAAAAGAGTTCTGTGATTTTGAAATTTTTTTTAAACAAGAGTGCATTGTTTATCGCCTTGATCGGGAAATAAAAACGATTGCTTTTGGGGCGAGAAAAATCAAATGA
- a CDS encoding MATE family efflux transporter, translated as MNELTFFQKLKKILNIALPSGANSFLDIFVIAISMFFMGKLSDKHIVAVGVSMNFFMLFYTINAIFYIGTNAQISRFFGAKDRENSNLVFSTILIGTFFACIPVLIIAFLGYGYFLDWIELSKDARDLSEIYLRVVIYSLPAMFLKNIIISGLAAIGDTLTPFMIRIFTTIFCIALNYALIFGTFGFPRLEILGAAYSNIIVAYLELFILLVLMLSKNRYLSFHLRFHYLFFQNALKIGIPAGLERLLTLFSLVLTTKFLSEYGDNVLAGSQIGTRIEAFSFMPGFGFMIAAMALMGQNLGANRVDLAGDFVKTILKISSVFMGILGLIMAIFSVEFSSIFTSKEETLYVSHFYLLAVGLSQVPLIWVFVLDGALRGAGITKISLWINAISIWVFRIFPMWVFIHFGFGVEWIFLMIFIETYIRAFIFWLVFRTGVWKRPGKTI; from the coding sequence ATGAATGAATTGACATTTTTTCAAAAACTCAAAAAAATTCTTAATATTGCTCTTCCATCAGGAGCGAATTCATTTCTAGATATTTTTGTCATCGCTATTTCAATGTTCTTTATGGGAAAGCTTTCTGATAAGCACATCGTCGCAGTCGGCGTATCAATGAATTTTTTTATGCTGTTTTATACGATTAATGCTATTTTTTATATAGGAACCAATGCACAAATTTCGAGATTTTTTGGAGCCAAAGATAGAGAAAATTCAAATCTTGTATTTTCAACGATTTTAATCGGGACATTTTTTGCTTGTATCCCTGTTTTGATCATCGCTTTTTTAGGTTATGGTTATTTTTTGGATTGGATTGAACTAAGCAAAGACGCTAGAGATCTTTCAGAAATTTATTTAAGAGTGGTGATTTATTCTTTGCCAGCAATGTTTTTAAAAAATATCATCATTTCTGGACTTGCAGCTATCGGGGATACCTTAACTCCTTTTATGATAAGGATTTTTACGACAATTTTTTGCATCGCTTTGAATTACGCTCTTATATTTGGAACATTTGGCTTTCCTCGATTGGAGATATTGGGCGCGGCATATTCAAATATTATTGTGGCTTATTTGGAGCTTTTTATTTTGTTGGTCTTGATGCTTTCAAAAAATAGGTATTTAAGTTTTCACTTGAGATTCCATTATCTGTTTTTTCAGAATGCCTTAAAAATAGGGATTCCTGCTGGACTTGAAAGGCTTTTGACATTATTTTCTTTGGTATTGACGACAAAGTTTTTGTCTGAATATGGGGATAATGTTTTGGCAGGTTCGCAAATTGGGACGCGAATAGAAGCTTTTTCTTTTATGCCTGGTTTTGGTTTTATGATTGCAGCGATGGCTTTGATGGGGCAGAATCTTGGTGCAAATCGTGTGGATTTAGCAGGGGATTTTGTGAAAACGATTTTAAAGATTTCTTCTGTATTTATGGGAATTTTGGGTTTGATAATGGCTATATTTTCAGTGGAATTTTCATCCATTTTTACTTCTAAAGAGGAAACTCTTTATGTTTCTCATTTTTATCTTTTGGCAGTTGGATTATCTCAAGTGCCTTTGATTTGGGTTTTTGTTCTTGATGGAGCGCTCAGAGGGGCGGGAATTACAAAGATTTCTTTATGGATTAATGCAATAAGCATTTGGGTATTTAGAATTTTTCCGATGTGGGTGTTCATTCATTTTGGCTTTGGGGTGGAGTGGATTTTTTTAATGATTTTTATAGAAACCTATATCCGAGCTTTCATATTTTGGCTTGTATTTAGAACTGGTGTATGGAAGCGTCCGGGAAAAACTATTTAG
- a CDS encoding outer membrane beta-barrel protein, producing MPKIIFITLLFLTGLYADAFNASIARNKSGFFIGGQIGLVSASQESWGSKEIRETVYDPGISNLKCEKLPNGMTSCTGHNVLISPSTSVTDTFEFFRRDFKEITIGYGGRVGYNLFLTPRNGLRFIGALNFSNLNMSKDKYNVFEGRKNNSFYVASIGVDYLFDFTKGKSPFGIFIGLGYDYNFGPMFEDLKRNAQKKSDIKNSGVYVNFGISQTISRRLRIELGYKALSYDYFKGRYEKNYNEIIDVNHKKEIHEPSTETISANSFYMAVDILF from the coding sequence ATGCCAAAAATTATTTTTATCACTCTGTTGTTTTTGACAGGACTCTATGCAGATGCTTTTAATGCCAGTATTGCCCGAAATAAAAGCGGATTTTTTATCGGCGGACAAATCGGACTGGTTTCTGCATCTCAAGAATCTTGGGGTTCAAAAGAAATTAGAGAAACTGTTTATGATCCTGGTATCAGCAATTTGAAATGTGAAAAACTACCCAATGGTATGACAAGTTGCACAGGTCACAACGTACTTATCAGTCCTAGTACCTCTGTGACCGATACGTTTGAATTTTTCAGAAGAGATTTTAAAGAAATAACGATAGGATATGGTGGGAGAGTGGGTTATAATCTTTTTCTTACACCAAGAAACGGATTGCGTTTTATAGGTGCTTTGAATTTCTCAAATTTAAATATGAGCAAAGATAAGTATAATGTTTTTGAGGGACGAAAAAACAACTCTTTTTATGTTGCCTCTATTGGTGTAGATTATCTTTTTGATTTTACTAAAGGCAAATCCCCTTTTGGGATTTTTATAGGGTTGGGGTATGATTATAATTTTGGACCTATGTTTGAGGATTTGAAGAGAAATGCACAAAAGAAATCAGACATCAAGAATTCAGGTGTTTATGTAAATTTTGGTATTTCTCAAACAATTTCAAGGCGTTTGCGCATTGAATTGGGATATAAGGCTTTATCTTATGACTATTTTAAGGGTCGTTATGAAAAAAATTATAATGAAATTATCGATGTGAATCATAAAAAAGAAATCCACGAACCTAGCACTGAAACAATTTCTGCAAATTCATTTTATATGGCTGTGGATATACTTTTTTGA
- a CDS encoding glycosyltransferase, with protein MIDLSVIVPIYNVQNYLRQCLDSLIKQKLQNMQILCINDGSTDGSLDIISEYAKIDCRIELINKANSGYGHSCNVGIKKALGQYIAILEPDDFIDPGMYEALLKVAGENDSDIVKCAYYDYFDSMGSKASHFKMARWNQAIKPPKKVFEIKDCPLFLFHHPSIWAGIYKREFLLNHQIEFVEAKGASWVDNPFSVQTLCMAKKISYIEKAYYFYRQSNPNASSNLKDFKIPLERMHDINAFLNTHKESRAEILTPILKKYIRYLLLSIYVGKNQRIPIDTIKFEVHSLINQIIKDFKMSQMLKIQFLLLRFVPIDIIYYPYALLKWAKYKFLV; from the coding sequence ATGATTGATTTAAGCGTGATTGTTCCAATTTATAACGTACAAAATTATCTGAGGCAATGTTTGGATTCTTTGATTAAGCAGAAACTTCAAAATATGCAGATTCTTTGTATTAATGATGGCTCTACTGATGGGTCTTTAGATATTATTTCAGAATATGCCAAAATTGATTGCAGAATTGAGCTTATCAATAAGGCAAATTCTGGTTATGGGCATAGCTGTAATGTTGGGATAAAGAAAGCTTTGGGGCAGTATATAGCGATTTTAGAACCCGATGACTTTATTGATCCAGGTATGTATGAAGCGCTTCTTAAAGTGGCTGGAGAAAATGATTCAGATATTGTTAAATGTGCGTATTATGATTATTTTGATTCTATGGGTTCTAAGGCAAGCCATTTTAAGATGGCGCGATGGAATCAAGCTATCAAGCCTCCCAAGAAAGTTTTTGAGATAAAAGATTGTCCTTTATTTTTATTCCATCATCCTAGCATCTGGGCAGGAATTTATAAAAGAGAATTTTTGCTCAATCATCAGATTGAATTTGTTGAAGCAAAGGGAGCTTCTTGGGTGGATAATCCTTTTTCTGTTCAAACATTATGTATGGCAAAAAAAATTTCTTATATTGAAAAAGCTTATTATTTTTATCGTCAGAGCAATCCAAATGCTTCGAGCAATTTGAAAGATTTTAAAATTCCACTGGAAAGAATGCACGATATAAATGCATTTTTGAATACTCATAAAGAATCTCGGGCTGAAATTTTGACTCCAATTTTGAAAAAATATATCCGTTATTTGCTGCTTAGCATTTATGTGGGCAAAAATCAAAGAATTCCAATTGATACAATCAAATTTGAGGTTCATAGTTTGATCAACCAAATCATCAAAGATTTTAAGATGTCTCAAATGCTTAAAATTCAATTTTTATTATTGAGATTTGTTCCTATTGATATAATTTATTATCCATATGCTTTGCTCAAATGGGCAAAATATAAGTTTTTAGTATGA
- a CDS encoding MetQ/NlpA family ABC transporter substrate-binding protein — protein sequence MKKIILVLLIGISFIYAEVLKVGATPIPQAQILKVVIPDLKKKGIDLKIIEFTDYVTPNLALADKSLDVNFIQHQPFLDKTNKDRNLNLVSIAKIHIEPLGFYSKKIKSIEQIPNGATIAIPNDPSNGGRALILLHKKGLITLKDPANLYATEFDIIKNPKNIKIRPLEAAMLTKALDDLDGAIINGNYALQAGLSAKDAIFTEGPDSPYANVLAVRKGDENKKSILELKKALQSQKVKDFILKTYHGEIVPAF from the coding sequence ATGAAAAAAATCATCTTAGTCTTACTCATAGGAATCAGCTTCATTTATGCTGAAGTGCTAAAAGTCGGAGCGACACCAATTCCCCAAGCCCAAATTCTCAAAGTCGTCATTCCAGACTTGAAAAAAAAGGGAATTGACTTGAAAATTATTGAATTCACTGATTATGTAACGCCTAATCTTGCGCTTGCAGACAAGTCTTTGGACGTAAATTTTATCCAACACCAACCTTTTTTGGATAAAACAAACAAAGACAGAAATTTAAATTTGGTTTCCATCGCCAAAATCCATATTGAACCGCTTGGATTTTATTCCAAAAAAATAAAATCAATCGAGCAAATCCCAAACGGAGCAACCATTGCTATCCCTAATGATCCAAGCAACGGAGGTAGAGCACTTATTTTACTCCATAAAAAAGGACTTATAACACTAAAAGATCCTGCAAATCTCTATGCAACTGAATTTGACATCATCAAAAATCCTAAAAATATCAAAATTCGCCCCTTAGAAGCAGCAATGCTTACAAAGGCATTGGATGACCTTGATGGAGCAATTATCAATGGAAACTATGCACTTCAAGCCGGATTAAGTGCTAAAGACGCTATTTTTACAGAAGGTCCAGACTCTCCTTATGCTAATGTTTTAGCAGTCAGAAAAGGCGATGAAAATAAAAAAAGTATTCTTGAGCTTAAAAAAGCCTTACAAAGTCAAAAAGTCAAGGATTTTATCTTAAAAACCTATCACGGCGAAATTGTTCCGGCCTTTTGA
- a CDS encoding ferritin, producing the protein MLSKEIVKLLNSQVEKEMFSSNLYLSMSSWCYENSFDGAGLFLFDHAEEERDHAKRIITYLNETDSHVELAKIDAPESNFKGLLDVFEKTYEHEKKITLSINELVDHMLEQKDYPTFNFLQWYVNEQHEEEALFRGIVDKVRLIGDNGNGLYLADQYIKNIALSRKS; encoded by the coding sequence ATGTTATCAAAAGAAATCGTAAAGTTATTGAATTCTCAAGTTGAAAAAGAAATGTTCTCATCAAATTTATATTTAAGTATGAGTTCTTGGTGCTATGAAAATAGCTTTGATGGAGCAGGATTATTTTTGTTTGATCATGCTGAAGAAGAACGCGATCACGCAAAAAGAATCATTACTTACTTAAATGAGACTGATTCTCATGTTGAGTTGGCAAAAATTGATGCGCCTGAAAGTAATTTCAAAGGATTGCTAGATGTATTTGAAAAAACTTATGAACACGAAAAAAAGATTACTCTTTCTATCAATGAGTTAGTTGATCATATGCTTGAACAAAAAGATTATCCGACTTTTAATTTTTTGCAATGGTATGTCAATGAGCAACACGAAGAAGAAGCTTTATTTAGAGGCATCGTTGATAAAGTCAGATTGATAGGAGATAACGGAAACGGATTATATCTTGCTGATCAATACATTAAAAATATTGCCCTCTCAAGAAAATCATAA
- a CDS encoding O-antigen ligase family protein, translating to MSVLLKIFPNKIISLSILFLVAGFFMIGANIPDRFGAIFLLVGGLLYAYYIYKSDFNFRTILREFYPIWFWILSYLGVVFMALVSVHFAFDTQATLKAIGLFLILPLILSLFFYFVIKNLSQKALRFFLILLGGMIFFHPLATIYDYFINHSDRATGFGEALIIPYGMFLILSFALGMTMVVYLSGKWRFFSYVAFGISLLAIYANGTRALILSVATMIFVALFFLHIKYKKIIIPIVFVFLTGIGIGVIFLSSHFSDRFNFKKMLEHISVVWHYAPSEMGRFDKRCFINYLYKCSEYSGDKLDQRFSFESNALGRLSLWKSALLAIAENPFRPNGFYSRFFDKNILNVFKSSSNNHPYALNHSGKISFYDHIHNMPLSFIFELGIVGFLFIIINFCCMIRHFTSYLRQTNDFYETFFISFFIIFLSGFIISMFFDSMLSFFNFNSSFFILCGIFLGISCRKFKEKNVL from the coding sequence TCTTGTTTTTAGTTGCAGGTTTTTTTATGATTGGAGCGAATATACCCGATCGATTCGGAGCGATATTTTTGCTTGTCGGAGGCTTGTTATACGCGTATTATATTTATAAGAGCGATTTTAATTTCAGAACCATTTTAAGAGAATTTTATCCGATTTGGTTTTGGATTTTAAGCTATTTGGGCGTTGTTTTTATGGCACTTGTATCAGTGCATTTTGCTTTTGATACTCAAGCCACACTCAAGGCTATCGGACTTTTTTTGATTTTGCCTTTGATTTTGAGTTTATTTTTTTATTTTGTGATAAAAAATTTATCTCAAAAAGCTTTGAGATTTTTTTTGATTTTGCTTGGTGGGATGATTTTTTTCCACCCTTTAGCAACTATTTATGATTATTTTATCAATCATAGTGATCGTGCCACAGGCTTTGGAGAGGCCCTTATTATTCCTTATGGAATGTTTTTGATTCTTTCTTTTGCTTTGGGTATGACGATGGTAGTTTATTTGAGTGGGAAATGGCGTTTTTTTTCTTACGTGGCTTTTGGTATTAGTCTTTTGGCGATATATGCAAATGGAACACGTGCTTTAATTTTGTCTGTGGCAACAATGATTTTTGTGGCATTATTTTTCTTGCACATCAAATATAAAAAAATCATCATTCCCATTGTATTTGTTTTCTTGACTGGGATTGGTATTGGGGTGATTTTTTTAAGCTCTCATTTTAGTGATCGATTCAATTTCAAAAAAATGCTTGAACATATTAGCGTTGTTTGGCATTATGCTCCTAGTGAGATGGGTAGATTTGATAAGAGGTGTTTTATCAATTATTTGTATAAATGTTCTGAATATAGCGGGGATAAATTGGATCAAAGATTTAGTTTTGAATCCAATGCATTGGGTCGATTAAGTCTTTGGAAAAGCGCTTTATTAGCAATCGCAGAAAATCCTTTTCGTCCAAACGGGTTTTATTCCAGATTTTTCGATAAAAATATTTTAAATGTTTTTAAGTCAAGTTCGAATAACCATCCTTATGCTTTGAATCACAGCGGTAAAATTAGTTTTTATGATCATATTCACAATATGCCTTTATCATTTATATTTGAATTGGGTATTGTGGGATTTTTATTTATCATAATAAATTTTTGTTGTATGATCAGGCATTTTACTTCGTATTTAAGACAAACGAATGATTTTTATGAAACTTTTTTCATATCTTTTTTCATCATTTTTTTATCAGGATTTATTATTAGTATGTTTTTTGATTCGATGTTGAGTTTTTTCAATTTTAATAGTTCGTTTTTTATCCTTTGTGGTATATTTTTGGGCATCAGTTGCAGAAAATTTAAAGAAAAAAATGTTTTATGA
- a CDS encoding DegT/DnrJ/EryC1/StrS family aminotransferase, which yields MQIKFLDLYAEYNILKPQIDLLLSEILHSSVFVGGKYVQKFEENFSRFNRTKGCVGVGNGTDALEIAIKALNLPVASEIIVPANTFFASVESILNSGYKAVLVDCTEDYLIDIKALENAISPKTSAIMPVHLYGRACDMNSIMDLAKKHSLKVIEDCSQAHGAKILWKDEIKNVGSIGNVGCFSFYPGKNIGAYGDGGAIISNDLELLKICRSISNHGITNNKYDHALIGRNSRLDSLQAGILDIKLKRLQDSNAARQKCAETYSQNLSTFENIFLPPKSCFKENNVWHLYVIRLVKKWKGKRKIIMEYLEKNGIACGIHYPQDLGSLEVLLGHPECKIASNKNAKKYASDILSLPIGEHIKQEQILYICEKFYELEKIIN from the coding sequence ATGCAAATTAAATTTCTTGATCTTTACGCAGAATATAATATTCTGAAGCCCCAAATTGATTTGCTTTTGTCTGAAATTTTACATTCAAGCGTATTTGTCGGGGGCAAATATGTTCAAAAATTTGAAGAAAATTTTTCACGTTTTAACCGAACAAAAGGCTGTGTGGGCGTAGGTAATGGAACAGATGCGCTTGAAATCGCTATTAAGGCCTTAAATCTCCCCGTTGCAAGCGAGATCATCGTACCTGCTAATACCTTTTTTGCTTCCGTTGAAAGCATTTTAAACAGCGGTTACAAAGCTGTATTGGTTGATTGCACGGAAGATTATCTGATTGATATAAAAGCGTTAGAAAATGCAATCAGTCCTAAAACTTCAGCCATTATGCCCGTTCATCTTTATGGACGTGCGTGCGATATGAATTCCATTATGGATTTAGCTAAAAAACATTCTCTTAAAGTCATCGAAGATTGTTCGCAAGCCCACGGGGCAAAAATCCTTTGGAAAGATGAAATTAAAAATGTTGGAAGTATTGGGAATGTCGGTTGTTTTAGCTTTTATCCGGGTAAAAACATTGGTGCTTATGGAGATGGAGGAGCAATTATTAGCAACGATTTAGAATTATTAAAAATCTGTCGCTCCATTTCCAATCACGGCATTACAAATAATAAATACGATCACGCTTTAATCGGAAGAAATTCTCGCTTGGACTCCTTGCAAGCAGGTATCCTAGACATCAAACTCAAACGACTCCAAGACTCAAATGCCGCACGCCAAAAATGTGCTGAAACCTATAGTCAAAATCTAAGCACATTTGAAAACATCTTCCTACCTCCAAAATCTTGCTTTAAAGAAAACAATGTTTGGCATTTATACGTCATCCGATTGGTAAAAAAATGGAAAGGAAAAAGAAAAATAATTATGGAATATTTGGAAAAAAATGGCATTGCTTGTGGTATCCACTATCCCCAAGACTTGGGAAGCCTAGAAGTCCTTTTGGGGCATCCTGAATGCAAAATTGCCTCAAACAAAAACGCCAAAAAATACGCTTCCGATATTCTAAGCCTGCCGATAGGAGAACACATCAAACAAGAACAAATACTCTATATTTGTGAAAAATTTTATGAGCTTGAAAAGATTATTAATTAA
- a CDS encoding glycosyltransferase family 1 protein, producing the protein MKIIFDGYCFKYITQNNSSRSGIFFSAYNILTQMLQYKDLDITIYADVKTFYIFKEQIRQERNLKNVKLLEVYRKSVLFVSYLYYLKSKFIPKGIFQILLSKLTTLILFFLEQLALFMSGIKKINLNQIEIYFSPKNKVPKIFYKEKNITKFILLHDVVPLVLPKHLVKQDRGFIGFLKEKITGQSWFEEFAASLNQDDYYFANSIYTKNDFLKYCPKINPDKIMVTYLGTNENFYPDKNTRKNILIRQKYHIPQDKKYIFSLCSLEPRKNLLFVVENFIDFIKNNQIQDLVFVLGGGYWEEFIKEFEKKIDGLGDWKDKIIRAGYVDDEDLANLYSHSLCSVYLSIYEGFGLPALEAMKCGSPLIASNVTSIPEVVGGGGDTH; encoded by the coding sequence ATGAAAATTATTTTTGATGGGTATTGTTTTAAATATATAACACAGAATAATTCTTCTCGAAGTGGAATATTTTTTAGTGCCTATAATATTCTCACACAGATGCTTCAATATAAAGATTTGGATATTACAATTTATGCAGATGTCAAAACTTTTTATATTTTTAAAGAGCAAATTAGACAAGAAAGAAATTTAAAGAATGTTAAGCTTCTTGAGGTGTATAGAAAATCTGTTTTATTTGTGTCTTATTTGTATTATCTGAAGTCAAAATTTATTCCTAAGGGTATATTTCAAATCTTACTTTCGAAATTAACCACATTGATTTTATTTTTTTTAGAACAATTGGCATTATTTATGTCTGGGATTAAAAAAATAAATTTAAATCAAATAGAGATTTATTTTTCACCTAAAAATAAAGTTCCTAAAATATTTTATAAAGAAAAAAATATTACCAAGTTTATTTTATTGCACGATGTTGTTCCTTTGGTTTTACCTAAGCATCTTGTGAAGCAAGATAGGGGATTTATAGGTTTTTTAAAAGAAAAGATTACGGGGCAAAGTTGGTTTGAAGAGTTTGCAGCTTCTTTAAACCAAGATGACTATTATTTTGCCAATTCTATTTATACAAAAAATGATTTTTTGAAATATTGTCCAAAAATTAATCCTGATAAGATTATGGTGACTTATTTGGGTACGAATGAGAATTTTTACCCCGATAAAAATACAAGAAAAAATATACTTATCCGACAAAAATACCATATTCCTCAAGATAAAAAATATATTTTCAGCCTATGTTCTTTAGAGCCTAGAAAAAATCTCTTGTTTGTTGTAGAAAATTTTATAGATTTTATTAAGAATAATCAAATTCAAGATCTTGTATTTGTTCTTGGCGGAGGGTATTGGGAAGAGTTTATCAAGGAGTTTGAAAAAAAGATTGATGGCTTGGGCGATTGGAAAGATAAGATCATTCGAGCTGGTTATGTGGATGATGAAGATTTGGCAAATCTTTATTCACATAGTTTGTGCAGCGTGTATCTGTCTATCTATGAGGGGTTTGGCTTGCCTGCACTTGAGGCGATGAAATGTGGATCTCCACTGATAGCTTCTAATGTCACTTCAATTCCTGAAGTTGTCGGGGGGGGGGGGGATACTCATTGA